A single genomic interval of Christensenellaceae bacterium 44-20 harbors:
- a CDS encoding DedA family protein, giving the protein MADQTVIEIIQKYGLIAIFFAVFLEYACFPVPSEIVLPLSGAVAAQGGFTFLSVYLICIAAGLGGSLLDYSLARWGGAPMMEKLERRFPKLAGGLEVTRQKFEKYSAFSVGICRVIPLCRTYISFIAGLAKQDLGTFLSASTVGIAIWNALLVWAGYLLSENWQAVGEYYGKYKYAMLAILVLGIFAYTLLKRIMGKKEEEAIARARERRRK; this is encoded by the coding sequence ATGGCGGATCAGACGGTCATCGAAATTATCCAAAAGTATGGGCTTATCGCGATTTTTTTTGCGGTATTCCTGGAGTATGCGTGTTTTCCTGTTCCCAGCGAGATCGTCTTGCCACTTTCCGGCGCTGTCGCCGCGCAGGGAGGGTTCACGTTTCTCTCGGTCTATCTGATTTGCATTGCCGCCGGCCTGGGCGGAAGTTTACTAGATTACAGCCTGGCCCGCTGGGGCGGCGCACCCATGATGGAAAAACTGGAGCGGCGCTTTCCCAAGCTGGCCGGCGGGCTGGAAGTAACCCGGCAGAAATTTGAGAAATATTCGGCTTTTTCGGTGGGCATCTGCCGGGTAATTCCGCTCTGCCGGACGTATATTTCCTTCATCGCGGGCCTTGCAAAGCAGGATCTGGGGACCTTTTTAAGCGCATCTACTGTCGGCATAGCCATCTGGAACGCGCTGCTCGTCTGGGCAGGCTATCTGCTTTCGGAAAACTGGCAGGCGGTAGGCGAATATTATGGAAAATACAAATACGCCATGCTGGCAATCTTGGTGCTTGGCATCTTTGCGTATACATTGCTCAAGCGCATCATGGGAAAAAAGGAAGAAGAGGCGATTGCACGGGCCAGAGAGAGAAGGCGGAAATAG
- a CDS encoding DNA-deoxyinosine glycosylase: protein MAEIKNPFAPVYDARSKVLILGTMPSPKSRENGFYYGHPQNRFWRVLAALLKEPLPENNEQKRQMALRHGIALYDVLQACEIQGAADASIRQPIPSDLEPILQAAEIRAVFATGQKAAALYRKYSQAKTGRPIFCLPSPSPANCAVSLEQLIGAYAAILDYLR from the coding sequence ATGGCAGAGATCAAAAATCCGTTTGCGCCTGTTTATGACGCGCGCTCCAAGGTGCTGATTTTGGGGACGATGCCCTCGCCCAAATCCAGGGAAAACGGGTTTTACTACGGGCACCCGCAAAACCGGTTCTGGCGGGTTCTGGCGGCCCTGCTAAAGGAACCACTGCCGGAGAATAACGAGCAGAAGCGGCAGATGGCGCTGCGCCATGGGATCGCGCTTTACGACGTGCTTCAGGCATGTGAGATACAGGGGGCAGCGGATGCCAGCATTCGCCAGCCAATCCCCAGCGACCTGGAGCCCATCTTGCAGGCGGCGGAGATCCGGGCAGTTTTTGCCACAGGCCAAAAAGCGGCGGCCCTTTACCGGAAATACAGCCAGGCGAAGACAGGGCGCCCCATTTTCTGCTTGCCTTCGCCCAGCCCGGCAAACTGCGCCGTCTCGCTGGAACAGCTGATCGGGGCCTATGCGGCGATACTAGATTATTTGAGGTAG
- a CDS encoding DSD1 family PLP-dependent enzyme, whose translation MRLEDLETPALVADLDAVEANIAKMAQIMNGSAAKLRPHYKSHKCVEIAKMQIAAGAKGITCAKISEAEGLVEAGIKDVLIANQVVQPSKILRLAAMAKKCHLTVCVDSKENVDAISAAAQLMGSTVHCYVEYDVGMNRCGVYNFEDFFQVAQHITQCKNVTFDGIQAYAGQLSHKDMSIRQPGVEKTEQTMRQLREYLQERGIAVREISGGSTGTVEMKAAHGVYTEIQAGSYLFSDTSYGRFGLPFQPALFVLSTVVSKNPKTVVVDAGIKSFGVDQTPPYPVQNPEAQIKLHEEHCAIFDDDSGLQVGEQVAFYPGHCCTTINLYDFLYLMRDGEIVDKIPVTGRGKNI comes from the coding sequence ATGAGATTAGAGGATTTGGAGACACCGGCGCTGGTCGCGGATTTGGATGCGGTGGAGGCAAACATTGCCAAGATGGCGCAAATCATGAATGGTTCTGCGGCAAAACTGCGCCCGCACTATAAGTCGCATAAGTGCGTGGAGATCGCGAAGATGCAGATCGCCGCCGGGGCGAAGGGCATCACCTGCGCCAAGATTTCCGAGGCGGAAGGGCTGGTTGAAGCGGGGATCAAAGATGTGCTCATCGCAAACCAGGTTGTGCAGCCTTCCAAAATTCTGCGGCTGGCCGCCATGGCAAAGAAATGCCATTTGACAGTCTGTGTAGACAGCAAGGAGAATGTCGATGCGATTTCTGCGGCAGCTCAGCTGATGGGCAGCACGGTGCACTGCTATGTGGAATATGACGTGGGCATGAACCGCTGCGGCGTCTACAATTTTGAGGATTTTTTCCAGGTTGCCCAGCATATCACCCAGTGCAAAAACGTAACCTTCGACGGCATTCAGGCGTATGCCGGCCAGCTTTCGCACAAGGATATGAGCATCCGCCAGCCCGGCGTGGAAAAGACAGAGCAGACCATGCGGCAGCTTAGGGAATACTTGCAGGAGCGGGGCATTGCGGTGCGCGAAATCAGCGGCGGGAGCACGGGTACAGTTGAGATGAAGGCCGCGCACGGCGTTTATACGGAGATTCAGGCCGGCAGCTATCTCTTCTCGGATACCTCCTACGGGCGCTTTGGCCTGCCCTTTCAGCCGGCGCTTTTCGTGCTCTCGACGGTCGTCAGCAAAAATCCAAAGACGGTGGTTGTGGATGCGGGCATCAAGAGCTTTGGCGTAGATCAGACGCCGCCCTATCCAGTCCAAAACCCAGAGGCACAGATCAAGCTGCACGAAGAGCACTGCGCGATTTTCGATGACGATTCGGGGCTCCAGGTGGGCGAGCAGGTCGCCTTCTATCCGGGGCACTGCTGCACGACGATCAATCTCTATGATTTCCTCTATCTCATGCGGGATGGAGAAATCGTGGATAAGATTCCAGTAACGGGCAGAGGAAAGAATATCTAA
- a CDS encoding GNAT family N-acetyltransferase, which translates to MQLETRRLVLRSWREADYQDLYEYAKSPLVGPQAGWPVHESAEESREIARGFAEEKRDLILALEHKRDAKVIGSIGLHDRQVSLAYERLMSREMGYVLSPEYWGQGLMPEAAMCVLEYGFYEMGLDMVWCGHFEGNEKSRRVIEKCGMIPMFRRTETFPLIGQKKTVCYYNLTAAEFAARPKVAFHAYTIEQKV; encoded by the coding sequence ATGCAGTTAGAGACGCGCAGATTGGTGCTGCGATCCTGGAGGGAAGCGGATTACCAGGATTTATATGAATATGCCAAAAGCCCGCTGGTCGGGCCGCAGGCAGGCTGGCCAGTGCATGAATCTGCCGAAGAGAGCCGGGAAATTGCCCGGGGATTTGCGGAGGAAAAGCGGGATCTCATCTTGGCCCTGGAGCATAAGAGGGATGCGAAGGTCATCGGCAGCATCGGCCTGCATGATCGCCAGGTGAGCCTCGCCTATGAGCGGCTCATGTCTCGGGAAATGGGCTATGTGCTCAGCCCGGAGTATTGGGGGCAGGGGCTGATGCCCGAGGCGGCAATGTGCGTTTTGGAATATGGGTTCTATGAGATGGGGCTGGATATGGTCTGGTGCGGGCATTTTGAGGGGAACGAGAAGTCCCGCCGGGTCATTGAAAAATGCGGCATGATCCCCATGTTTAGGCGCACTGAGACGTTTCCGCTGATCGGCCAGAAAAAGACGGTCTGCTACTACAATCTGACGGCGGCGGAATTTGCGGCGCGGCCCAAAGTGGCCTTTCATGCCTATACTATCGAGCAAAAAGTTTAG